The Kitasatospora setae KM-6054 genome contains a region encoding:
- a CDS encoding DUF6542 domain-containing protein translates to MGTGVAAAAGALAFAGVDRLLFGGLGVLFGLGYLVVCFQLAVRVRYSDLAAAPICGPIAFAAALVLLQPGPSQGVTGEVVALAGGLALRAGWLFAGTALAAAIVTARYVAQRRHRRARLAG, encoded by the coding sequence GTGGGCACCGGGGTCGCGGCGGCCGCCGGGGCGCTGGCGTTCGCCGGGGTCGACCGGCTGCTGTTCGGCGGGCTCGGGGTGCTGTTCGGGCTCGGCTATCTGGTGGTGTGCTTCCAGCTGGCCGTGCGGGTGCGGTACTCGGACCTGGCGGCGGCGCCGATCTGCGGGCCGATCGCGTTCGCGGCGGCGCTGGTGCTGCTGCAGCCCGGCCCGTCGCAGGGCGTGACCGGCGAGGTGGTGGCGCTGGCCGGCGGGCTGGCGCTGCGGGCGGGCTGGCTGTTCGCCGGCACCGCCCTGGCCGCCGCGATCGTCACCGCGCGCTACGTCGCGCAGCGCCGCCACCGCCGGGCCCGCCTGGCGGGCTGA